In one window of Gossypium hirsutum isolate 1008001.06 chromosome A01, Gossypium_hirsutum_v2.1, whole genome shotgun sequence DNA:
- the LOC107936974 gene encoding uncharacterized protein, with protein MAGVVKQLLARPIQVADMVTKAADEAQSFKQDCQEIKGKTEKLAGLLRQVARASNDIYERPTRRIVDETEQVLDKALTLVLKCGATGFLGRLFTIIPAAAFRKLSMQLENSIGDVSWLLAVSGDNRDDEYLGLPPIAANEPILCLIWEQIANLYTGTLEERADASASLVSLARDNDRYGKLIIEEGGVVPLLKLAKEGNPEGQENAARAIGLLGRDAESVEQIVNAGVCAVFAKILKEGQMKVQSIVAWAVSELAAHHPKCQDHFSQNNIIRFLVSHIAFETVQEHSKYTIVNKQGVSSIHSVLVASKGPDSHKKEETESNINRPLGNRAVPTQMQNVVANTLKGKNPTPPQPNNQANHPKGGQQVSHAKSNHHPHHVSISGTSIKGREFEDPATKAQMKAMAARALWQLCKGNLSICRSITESRALLCFAILLEKSTDDVKYYSAMALMEITAVAEQNADLRRSSFKPTSPAAKAVVDQLLKIIEKTDTELLVPCIKTIGHLARTFRATETRIVTPLVKLLDETEPEVSMEAVMALNKFATPKNFLHVNHSKAIVKAGGVKHLIQLVYFGEQMVQFPSLTLLCYIAYNIPDSEVLAQDEVLIVLEWASKQAHLSGDPDIDDLLPEAKSRLELYQSRGKRFH; from the coding sequence CAATACAAGTGGCGGATATGGTGACAAAGGCGGCCGATGAAGCACAATCGTTCAAACAAGATTGTCAAGAGATTAAAGGTAAGACCGAAAAGTTAGCTGGCTTACTCCGGCAAGTTGCACGAGCGAGCAACGATATTTACGAACGACCGACACGTAGAATCGTCGATGAAACAGAACAAGTCCTTGACAAGGCCTTAACTCTTGTCCTAAAGTGTGGTGCAACCGGTTTTCTGGGACGACTTTTCACCATTATCCCTGCCGCAGCCTTTAGGAAACTATCGATGCAACTCGAGAATTCTATCGGGGATGTTTCGTGGCTTTTGGCCGTGTCCGGAGATAATCGGGATGATGAATATCTAGGTCTTCCTCCCATTGCAGCGAATGAACCGATTTTATGTCTTATATGGGAACAAATAGCTAATCTTTATACAGGTACGTTAGAAGAACGAGCTGATGCTTCGGCTTCCTTAGTGTCTTTGGCTCGGGATAATGATCGATACGGTAAGTTGATTATCGAGGAAGGTGGGGTTGTTCCTTTATTGAAATTGGCTAAGGAAGGGAATCCTGAGGGTCAAGAGAATGCGGCAAGGGCGATCGGGTTGCTCGGACGTGACGCAGAAAGTGTCGAACAGATTGTAAATGCTGGAGTTTGTGCAGTGTTTGCGAAAATCCTCAAAGAAGGTCAAATGAAAGTTCAATCTATTGTGGCTTGGGCCGTATCAGAATTAGCTGCTCATCACCCTAAATGCCAAGACCATTTCTCACAAAACAATATAATTCGGTTTCTCGTAAGCCATATTGCTTTTGAGACTGTCCAGGAACATAGTAAGTATACGATTGTGAACAAGCAAGGGGTGTCCTCGATTCATTCGGTTCTTGTAGCTAGTAAAGGCCCTGATTCTCATAAGAAAGAGGAAACCGAGAGTAATATAAATCGTCCGTTGGGGAACCGAGCCGTACCTACCCAAATGCAAAATGTGGTTGCCAATACTTTGAAAGGGAAGAACCCGACACCACCACAACCGAACAATCAAGCTAACCATCCCAAAGGCGGCCAACAAGTCTCACATGCTAAATCGAACCACCATCCCCACCATGTTTCGATATCTGGTACTAGCATTAAAGGAAGAGAATTCGAAGACCCAGCCACTAAAGCACAAATGAAAGCAATGGCAGCCAGGGCTTTGTGGCAACTTTGCAAGGGAAACCTCTCGATATGCCGTAGCATAACTGAATCGAGAGCTTTATTGTGTTTTGCGATTCTATTAGAAAAAAGCACGGACGACGTTAAATACTACTCGGCCATGGCTTTAATGGAAATCACAGCTGTTGCCGAACAAAACGCGGACTTGAGACGCTCATCTTTCAAACCGACGTCACCAGCAGCTAAGGCCGTTGTCGAtcaattactcaaaatcatcgaaaAAACTGACACGGAACTCCTCGTGCCATGCATCAAAACAATCGGACACCTAGCGAGGACCTTCCGAGCTACCGAAACAAGGATTGTCACACCTTTAGTGAAACTACTTGACGAAACTGAACCCGAGGTTTCGATGGAAGCCGTCATGGCACTTAACAAATTTGCCACACCAAAAAATTTCCTCCACGTTAACCATTCGAAAGCGATCGTTAAAGCCGGCGGGGTGAAAcatttgattcaattggtttatTTTGGAGAACAAATGGTGCAGTTCCCGTCGTTAACACTTCTTTGTTACATTGCTTACAATATACCCGACAGTGAAGTTCTTGCCCAAGATGAAGTGCTTATAGTGCTTGAATGGGCATCAAAACAAGCTCATTTGTCGGGAGATCCCGACATTGATGATTTATTACCAGAAGCTAAAAGTCGATTGGAATTGTATCAATCTAGAGGTAAAAGATTCCATTAA